One Glutamicibacter mishrai genomic window carries:
- a CDS encoding DUF721 domain-containing protein — protein MREPEERDEHRFDPELDAAKALLNRMRKLAEERGDRRVDAARMEKVRKRQAARRGFMDKGGSPEPGAIRDPRAIGEVVARLSKARGWNTQVAVGSVLGRWNEMVGEDIAAHCKPESFEDTVVIVRCDSTSWATQLRLLSHQLLKKFDAELGPGIVTVIRVLGPNAPSWRHGMRSVAGRGPRDTYG, from the coding sequence GAGACGAACATCGTTTTGATCCGGAGCTCGATGCCGCCAAGGCGTTGCTGAACCGGATGCGCAAGCTCGCTGAAGAACGCGGCGATCGGCGCGTTGACGCGGCGCGCATGGAAAAAGTCCGCAAACGCCAGGCAGCCCGGCGCGGCTTCATGGACAAGGGCGGATCACCCGAGCCCGGTGCCATCCGGGACCCCCGGGCCATTGGCGAAGTGGTTGCGCGCCTGTCCAAGGCACGCGGCTGGAATACCCAGGTGGCCGTGGGATCGGTGCTGGGCCGTTGGAACGAAATGGTCGGCGAGGATATCGCCGCGCACTGCAAACCCGAATCCTTTGAAGACACCGTGGTGATCGTGCGCTGCGATTCAACCTCGTGGGCAACACAGTTGCGCCTACTCAGCCACCAATTACTGAAGAAATTTGATGCTGAACTAGGCCCCGGGATCGTGACCGTGATCCGGGTCCTCGGTCCCAATGCCCCGTCATGGCGCCATGGCATGCGTTCGGTGGCTGGGCGGGGTCCTCGGGACACCTACGGATAA
- the gyrB gene encoding DNA topoisomerase (ATP-hydrolyzing) subunit B yields MTSKVEHTYGAQDITVLEGLEAVRKRPGMYIGSTGPRGLHHLVYEVVDNSVDEALAGYCDTINVTLQADGGVRCEDNGRGIPVDVHPTEGKPTVEVVMTILHAGGKFGGGGYAVSGGLHGVGISVVNALSRKVDTIVRRQGHAWRISFGNGGVTTSPLTQGEETEMTGTSQTFYPDPEIFETTEFDFETLRARFQQMAFLNKGLRITLTDERTPVNAEPEAEVEEEIENQVVKPRTVDYLYKDGLLDYVKHLNAAKKIELVHDEVIAFESEDAARGISVEIAMQWTSAYAESVHTYANTINTHEGGTHEEGFRAALTGLLNRYARDNKILREKDDNLTGEDAREGLTAVISVKLSEPQFEGQTKTKLGNSIARGFVQGVVNEELSDWFERNPNVARDIIRKAQLASQARMAARKARDNARRKSPMESFGMPGKLSDCSSKNPSECEVFIVEGDSAGGSAKRGRDPHTQAILPLRGKILNVERARLDRALGNAEVQAMITAFGTGIGEEFDMAKLRYHKIVLMADADVDGQHITTLLLTLIFRFMRPLIEHGYVFLAAPPLYRIKWSNAPHDYVFSDKERDDALLAGQTSNKRLPKDNGIQRYKGLGEMDYSELWDTTMDPEFRTLRQVTMDDAAAADEVFSVLMGEDVESRRNFIQQNAKDVRFLDI; encoded by the coding sequence ATGACTTCCAAAGTCGAACATACCTATGGCGCCCAGGATATTACCGTCCTCGAAGGACTCGAAGCGGTACGCAAACGCCCGGGCATGTACATCGGTTCCACTGGCCCTCGCGGCCTTCACCACTTGGTTTACGAAGTTGTCGACAACTCCGTCGATGAAGCATTGGCGGGATACTGCGACACCATCAATGTCACCCTGCAGGCCGATGGCGGCGTGCGCTGTGAAGACAATGGCCGAGGCATCCCGGTGGATGTCCACCCGACCGAGGGCAAGCCCACCGTCGAGGTAGTAATGACCATCCTGCACGCCGGCGGCAAGTTCGGCGGCGGCGGTTACGCCGTGTCCGGCGGCCTGCACGGCGTGGGCATTTCCGTGGTCAACGCGCTTTCCCGCAAGGTCGATACCATCGTGCGCCGCCAGGGCCACGCATGGCGCATCAGCTTCGGCAACGGCGGTGTCACCACCAGCCCGCTGACCCAGGGCGAGGAAACCGAGATGACCGGCACCAGCCAGACCTTCTACCCGGATCCGGAAATCTTCGAGACCACCGAATTCGACTTCGAAACCCTGCGTGCCCGCTTCCAGCAGATGGCGTTCCTGAACAAGGGCCTGCGCATCACGCTGACCGACGAGCGCACCCCGGTGAACGCCGAACCGGAAGCGGAAGTCGAAGAAGAGATCGAAAACCAGGTAGTCAAGCCACGCACCGTGGACTACCTGTACAAGGATGGCCTGCTGGACTACGTCAAGCACCTGAATGCCGCCAAGAAGATCGAACTGGTCCACGACGAGGTCATCGCCTTCGAATCCGAGGATGCCGCTCGAGGCATCAGCGTGGAAATCGCGATGCAGTGGACCAGCGCGTACGCCGAATCCGTGCACACCTACGCGAACACCATCAACACCCATGAGGGCGGCACCCACGAAGAAGGCTTCCGCGCCGCGCTGACCGGCCTGCTCAACCGCTACGCCAGGGATAACAAGATCCTGCGCGAAAAGGATGACAACCTCACCGGCGAAGACGCGCGTGAAGGCTTGACCGCGGTCATTTCGGTGAAGCTCTCCGAACCGCAGTTCGAAGGCCAGACCAAGACCAAGCTGGGCAACTCGATCGCCCGCGGCTTCGTCCAGGGCGTGGTGAACGAGGAGCTCAGCGACTGGTTCGAACGCAACCCGAACGTGGCTCGCGACATCATCCGCAAGGCCCAGCTCGCTTCCCAGGCCCGTATGGCTGCCCGCAAGGCCCGCGATAATGCCCGCCGCAAGTCGCCGATGGAATCCTTCGGCATGCCAGGCAAGCTCTCGGACTGCTCCTCGAAGAACCCTTCCGAGTGCGAAGTGTTCATCGTGGAGGGCGACTCCGCAGGCGGCTCGGCCAAGCGCGGACGCGACCCGCACACCCAGGCCATCCTGCCGCTGCGCGGCAAGATCCTGAACGTGGAGCGAGCCCGGCTGGATCGTGCGTTGGGCAACGCCGAAGTCCAGGCGATGATCACCGCCTTCGGCACCGGCATCGGCGAAGAGTTCGACATGGCCAAGCTGCGCTACCACAAGATCGTGCTGATGGCCGATGCCGACGTGGACGGCCAGCACATCACCACCCTGCTGCTGACCTTGATCTTCCGCTTCATGCGCCCGCTGATCGAACACGGCTACGTTTTCCTGGCAGCACCTCCGCTGTACCGCATCAAGTGGTCCAACGCCCCGCACGACTACGTGTTCTCGGACAAGGAACGCGACGACGCGCTGCTCGCCGGCCAGACCTCCAACAAGCGCCTGCCCAAGGACAACGGCATCCAGCGCTACAAGGGCCTGGGCGAGATGGACTACTCGGAGCTGTGGGATACCACCATGGACCCTGAGTTCCGCACCCTGCGCCAGGTCACCATGGATGACGCCGCGGCCGCAGACGAAGTTTTCTCCGTGCTGATGGGCGAGGACGTCGAGTCCCGCCGAAACTTCATCCAGCAGAACGCCAAGGACGTGCGCTTCCTGGATATCTGA
- the gyrA gene encoding DNA gyrase subunit A — translation MSDEQTPENEPMDGEVLEPIHDGGRIDQIDLQTEMQRSYLDYAMAVIVGRALPDVRDGLKPVHRRVLYAMYDGGYRPERAYNKCARVVGEVMGQYHPHGDTAIYDALVRLIQDWVMRYPLALGQGNFGSPGNDGAAAQRYTETKMAPLAMEMVRDINENTVDFQDNYDGKNQEPTVLPARFPNLLVNGSSGIAVGMATNIPPHNLREVAEGVQWYLKNPEASREELLAELMLRVKGPDFPSGAMILGTKGIADAYRTGRGSITMRAVVNVEEIQGRTCLVVTELPYMANPDNLAVKIAELVRDGKIAGIADMRDETSGRTGQRLVIVLKRDAVAKVVLNNLYKHTELQTNFSANMLAIVDGVPRTLPLDGFIRHWVTHQIEVIVRRTQFRLKKAEEEAHILRGLLKALDALDEVIALIRRSATTEAARDGLMEMLSIDEDQARAILDMQLRRLAALERQKIQDRHAELERMIAEFQTIIASPERQREIVSEELQEIVDKHGDDRRTKILMGYDGDMSVEDLIPEEEMVVTITRGGYVKRTRIDNYRSQARGGKGIKGANLRGDDVVEHFFVTSTHNWLLFFTNHGRVYRTKCYELAEAGRDAKGQHVANVMAFQPDEHIAQVLDLRTYQDAQYLMLATRNGLVKKTRLEDYDTNRTAGVIAINLRDDDELVSAQLVSESDDVMLVSRKGQSVRFTATDTALRPMGRATSGVTGMKFREGDELLAADVVREGAFVFTVTNEGYAKRTDVAEYRVQSRGGLGIKVAKLNEGRGELVGAMIVDETDEVLVVMGSGKVVRSAAAQVPAKGRDTMGVIFAKPDKKDHIIAVAKNSETELEENLEEDAVTLDAENTIDQSSTAPETESDAQEDDTTNGGNA, via the coding sequence TTGAGCGACGAGCAAACCCCTGAGAACGAACCCATGGACGGCGAGGTCCTCGAGCCGATCCATGACGGCGGGCGCATCGACCAGATCGACCTGCAGACCGAAATGCAGCGGTCCTACCTGGACTACGCCATGGCCGTCATCGTCGGCCGCGCGCTGCCCGATGTGCGCGATGGACTGAAGCCAGTGCACCGCCGCGTGCTGTACGCGATGTACGACGGCGGCTACCGCCCGGAACGCGCCTACAACAAGTGCGCCCGCGTGGTCGGCGAAGTCATGGGCCAGTACCACCCGCACGGCGATACCGCGATCTACGACGCACTGGTCCGCCTGATCCAGGACTGGGTCATGCGCTACCCGCTGGCCCTGGGCCAGGGCAACTTCGGCTCGCCAGGCAACGACGGCGCCGCCGCCCAGCGTTACACCGAAACCAAGATGGCCCCGCTGGCCATGGAAATGGTCCGCGACATCAACGAGAACACCGTTGATTTCCAGGACAACTACGACGGCAAGAACCAGGAGCCAACGGTTCTGCCGGCCCGCTTCCCTAACCTCTTGGTCAACGGCTCCTCCGGCATCGCCGTGGGCATGGCCACGAACATTCCGCCGCATAACCTTCGCGAAGTCGCCGAGGGCGTGCAGTGGTACCTGAAGAACCCCGAGGCAAGCCGCGAAGAGCTGCTCGCCGAGCTGATGCTGCGCGTGAAGGGCCCGGACTTCCCATCCGGCGCGATGATCCTTGGCACCAAGGGCATCGCCGATGCCTACCGCACCGGCCGCGGCTCGATCACCATGCGCGCCGTGGTGAACGTCGAGGAAATCCAGGGCCGTACCTGCCTGGTGGTCACCGAGCTGCCATATATGGCCAACCCGGATAACCTCGCGGTGAAGATCGCCGAACTGGTGCGCGACGGCAAGATCGCCGGCATCGCCGATATGCGCGACGAGACTTCCGGCCGCACCGGCCAGCGCCTGGTCATCGTGCTCAAGCGCGACGCCGTGGCAAAGGTCGTGCTGAACAACCTGTACAAGCACACCGAGCTGCAGACCAACTTCTCGGCCAATATGCTCGCGATCGTCGACGGGGTGCCACGCACCCTGCCGCTGGACGGGTTCATCCGCCACTGGGTCACCCACCAGATCGAAGTCATCGTCCGCCGCACCCAGTTCCGCTTGAAGAAGGCCGAAGAAGAGGCCCACATCCTGCGCGGCCTGCTCAAGGCCCTGGATGCCCTGGACGAGGTCATCGCGCTGATCCGCCGTTCGGCTACCACCGAGGCGGCCCGCGACGGGTTGATGGAAATGCTGAGCATCGACGAGGACCAGGCCCGCGCCATCCTGGACATGCAGCTGCGCCGCCTGGCCGCCCTCGAGCGCCAGAAGATCCAGGATCGCCACGCCGAGCTCGAGCGCATGATCGCCGAATTCCAGACCATCATCGCGTCCCCGGAACGCCAGCGCGAGATCGTTTCCGAGGAACTGCAGGAAATCGTCGACAAGCACGGAGATGACCGCCGCACCAAGATCCTCATGGGCTACGACGGCGACATGAGCGTTGAAGACCTGATCCCTGAAGAGGAAATGGTCGTCACCATCACCCGCGGCGGCTACGTCAAGCGCACCCGCATTGACAACTACCGCTCGCAGGCCCGCGGCGGCAAGGGCATCAAGGGCGCCAACCTGCGCGGGGACGATGTGGTGGAGCACTTCTTCGTCACTTCGACCCACAACTGGCTGCTGTTCTTCACCAACCATGGCCGCGTCTACCGCACCAAGTGCTACGAGCTGGCCGAGGCCGGCCGCGACGCCAAGGGCCAGCACGTGGCCAACGTGATGGCCTTCCAGCCGGACGAGCACATCGCCCAGGTATTGGATCTGCGCACCTACCAGGACGCGCAGTACCTGATGCTGGCGACCCGCAACGGCCTGGTGAAGAAGACCCGCCTGGAAGACTACGACACCAACCGCACCGCCGGCGTGATCGCCATCAACCTGCGTGATGATGATGAACTCGTCTCCGCGCAGCTGGTGAGCGAATCCGATGATGTGATGCTCGTCTCGCGCAAGGGCCAGTCGGTCCGCTTCACCGCCACCGACACCGCGCTGCGTCCGATGGGCCGTGCAACCTCCGGTGTGACCGGCATGAAGTTCCGCGAGGGCGACGAGCTGCTGGCCGCCGACGTGGTCCGCGAGGGCGCCTTCGTCTTCACGGTGACCAATGAGGGCTACGCGAAGCGCACCGACGTGGCTGAATACCGCGTGCAATCCCGTGGTGGCTTGGGCATTAAGGTTGCCAAGCTGAACGAGGGGCGTGGCGAATTGGTCGGCGCGATGATCGTCGACGAGACCGATGAGGTCCTCGTGGTGATGGGCTCGGGCAAGGTCGTCCGCTCGGCCGCCGCGCAGGTTCCAGCCAAGGGCCGCGACACCATGGGCGTCATCTTCGCCAAGCCGGATAAGAAGGACCACATTATTGCGGTGGCCAAGAACTCTGAGACTGAGCTCGAAGAGAACTTGGAGGAAGATGCCGTAACGTTGGACGCAGAAAACACGATCGATCAGTCATCCACCGCGCCGGAAACCGAATCGGACGCCCAGGAAGATGACACCACTAACGGAGGTAACGCATGA
- a CDS encoding DUF3566 domain-containing protein: MSTPSTPRPSGSAPKSEAPRPTQVKRPASTGTGSRPAAAGAKPAAGAKPAAGQARPAGSRPTGQRPTGAQRPANGQERLVRPAPKAKVRKARLLVSKVEPFSVLKLAFLLSVAFGVITVVAAVGIWALLDLMGTFDAFNQLIQDAMAEGGFDLRQSMSLGQVASYATIIAVVNVVVISVISMLGAVLYNIAASLVGGVGVTLTDD; encoded by the coding sequence ATGAGCACGCCCTCGACGCCACGCCCCAGCGGCAGTGCCCCGAAGAGCGAAGCGCCGCGACCTACCCAGGTAAAGCGTCCGGCATCAACTGGCACCGGTAGCCGCCCAGCCGCCGCAGGTGCCAAGCCAGCTGCAGGTGCCAAGCCGGCCGCCGGCCAGGCTCGTCCCGCAGGTTCCCGCCCGACAGGCCAGCGGCCAACCGGCGCCCAGCGTCCGGCCAACGGCCAGGAGCGCCTGGTACGCCCGGCCCCCAAGGCCAAGGTGCGCAAGGCCCGCTTGCTGGTTTCCAAGGTTGAGCCATTCTCGGTCCTGAAGCTGGCCTTCCTGCTCTCGGTAGCCTTCGGTGTGATCACCGTGGTCGCGGCCGTTGGCATCTGGGCCCTGCTGGACCTGATGGGTACGTTCGACGCATTCAACCAGCTGATCCAGGACGCGATGGCTGAAGGCGGCTTCGACCTGCGCCAGAGCATGTCCCTTGGCCAGGTGGCTTCCTACGCGACGATTATCGCCGTGGTGAACGTCGTGGTCATTTCCGTCATCTCGATGCTGGGTGCGGTGCTGTACAACATCGCCGCTTCGCTGGTCGGCGGCGTCGGAGTGACCCTCACCGACGACTAG
- a CDS encoding DLW-39 family protein yields the protein MKKFLVLATIATAAVVLVKKAKASSETKETWHQVADKVS from the coding sequence ATGAAAAAGTTCCTGGTTCTCGCAACGATTGCGACTGCTGCGGTAGTCTTGGTCAAGAAAGCGAAGGCTTCTTCGGAAACAAAGGAAACCTGGCATCAGGTAGCCGATAAAGTTTCCTAA
- a CDS encoding glycosyltransferase family 4 protein, with product MKVAIVAESFLPHFNGVTNSILKTLDHLALTGHDAVVITPAGSLAGELTGHGVPRQYKGFAIHTVPSMPLASYPEVRVATTSVGRLRKILARERVDVVHLASPFILGWQGLRAAKELNLPTVALYQTEVPSYAERYKMPWLTQRLWDHVRAIHTAADLSLVPSTFSYRQLQDLGIDRLKISGRGVDTAQFTPSRRSEQFRSAVAPNGEVVIGYVGRLAAEKQVADLKALADLKNTRLVIVGSGPLESELRALLPTAHFTGFLSGERLAEVMASMDVFVHPGASETFCQTIQEAMACGVPVVAVGRGGPLDLVDSSRTGWLYQPGNLNELRSRVSDLVYDDAKRLAFASAALRSVQDRSWFSIGEQLLDHYQHVRMARISR from the coding sequence GTGAAGGTTGCTATCGTTGCTGAATCGTTCCTTCCCCACTTCAATGGGGTTACCAACTCTATTCTCAAGACGCTGGACCACTTAGCGCTTACCGGGCACGACGCGGTGGTCATCACGCCAGCAGGTTCCTTGGCTGGTGAACTGACGGGGCACGGCGTTCCTCGCCAGTACAAGGGCTTCGCGATCCATACGGTGCCATCAATGCCCCTGGCGAGCTATCCGGAAGTCCGGGTGGCCACCACCAGTGTCGGGCGCTTGCGCAAGATCCTGGCCCGCGAACGCGTAGATGTCGTCCATCTGGCCAGCCCTTTCATCCTGGGCTGGCAGGGATTGCGCGCCGCCAAGGAACTGAACCTGCCCACCGTAGCGCTCTACCAGACCGAAGTTCCAAGCTATGCCGAGCGCTATAAGATGCCGTGGCTGACCCAGCGCCTCTGGGATCATGTCCGGGCAATCCATACCGCAGCTGACCTGTCGCTGGTCCCTAGTACTTTCTCGTACCGCCAGCTGCAGGATCTGGGCATTGACCGATTGAAGATCTCGGGCAGGGGAGTAGACACCGCGCAGTTCACCCCGAGCCGCCGCAGCGAGCAATTCAGGTCGGCGGTGGCCCCGAATGGCGAGGTGGTCATCGGCTATGTGGGGCGCCTGGCCGCAGAGAAGCAGGTCGCCGATCTGAAGGCCTTGGCGGATTTGAAGAACACCAGGCTCGTCATCGTAGGTTCTGGCCCGTTAGAGAGCGAATTGCGGGCTTTGCTGCCTACCGCGCACTTCACCGGATTCCTTTCGGGAGAGCGGCTGGCCGAGGTCATGGCCTCAATGGATGTATTTGTCCATCCGGGAGCTTCGGAGACGTTCTGCCAGACCATTCAAGAAGCCATGGCTTGCGGCGTGCCCGTGGTCGCGGTGGGCCGCGGAGGGCCGTTGGATCTGGTTGATTCTTCGCGCACGGGCTGGCTGTACCAGCCGGGAAACCTCAATGAACTGCGCAGCCGGGTCAGCGACCTAGTCTACGACGACGCGAAGCGCCTGGCCTTTGCCAGCGCTGCCTTGCGCAGCGTGCAGGATCGTTCATGGTTCAGCATCGGCGAACAGCTCTTGGATCACTACCAGCATGTGCGGATGGCGCGGATCAGCCGCTAG
- a CDS encoding bile acid:sodium symporter family protein, with translation MNDNSGEVRGAADTAKIEKDSRIAVLLFPALILLGGLCGMLLPQAFLGFAGWINPLLMVIMFCMGLTLTLPDFSLVVKNPLPVLGGVVAQFVVMPTMGWLVAKLLHLDPALAAGLILVGCAPGGTASNVVSYLARGNVALSVAMTSVSTLIAPALTPFLALWLAGQYMPVDAGSMAVSVVQIVLIPVILGLVLRMLLNRWVLKVTGVLPWISVIAITFVVTIIVAGSAQAILTAGLLVLVAVILHNGLGLLLGYGVGVLMRVPEDARRTMAIEVGMQNSGLAGGLAKQYFTPEAALPAAVFSVWHNLSGALVAAYWRRKKAQKVEI, from the coding sequence TTGAACGATAATTCCGGCGAGGTCCGCGGCGCGGCTGACACCGCAAAGATTGAAAAAGACTCGCGCATTGCCGTATTGCTCTTCCCCGCGCTGATCCTGCTCGGCGGGCTGTGCGGCATGCTGCTTCCCCAGGCATTCCTCGGCTTCGCAGGATGGATCAATCCCCTGCTGATGGTGATCATGTTCTGCATGGGCCTGACCCTGACCTTGCCGGATTTCTCACTGGTAGTGAAGAACCCGTTGCCGGTCCTAGGCGGCGTGGTTGCCCAGTTCGTGGTGATGCCGACGATGGGCTGGCTTGTTGCCAAGCTCCTGCATCTGGATCCTGCGCTTGCCGCCGGCCTGATCCTGGTCGGCTGCGCACCGGGCGGTACCGCATCCAACGTTGTCTCGTATTTGGCTCGAGGTAACGTCGCCCTGTCTGTGGCGATGACCTCGGTTTCAACATTGATCGCTCCGGCGCTCACTCCCTTTTTGGCGCTGTGGCTGGCTGGCCAGTACATGCCGGTCGATGCCGGCTCCATGGCGGTCAGCGTCGTGCAGATCGTGCTGATTCCGGTCATCCTCGGTCTCGTGCTTCGAATGCTGCTCAACCGGTGGGTGCTGAAGGTGACCGGAGTGCTTCCGTGGATCTCGGTCATTGCCATTACCTTCGTCGTGACCATCATCGTTGCCGGCAGTGCCCAGGCGATCCTGACTGCCGGTTTGCTGGTGCTGGTCGCGGTGATCCTGCATAACGGTCTTGGCCTGTTGCTGGGTTATGGAGTCGGCGTCTTGATGCGCGTACCCGAAGACGCACGGCGCACGATGGCTATCGAGGTTGGCATGCAGAATTCCGGATTGGCTGGCGGTCTGGCCAAGCAATACTTCACTCCGGAGGCGGCTTTGCCGGCTGCTGTATTCTCGGTGTGGCATAACTTGTCCGGAGCGCTCGTCGCCGCCTACTGGCGCCGTAAGAAGGCCCAGAAGGTCGAAATCTAG
- a CDS encoding DMT family transporter — protein MTLLLALVGIIGISASGPIIAAFPGVPVLSMAFWRNGAAAAVLSVPALRKNPRVYLSMTRREWFFTGIAGLALALHFVCFMYSMRLTSVAAGTALVCIQGVWIAVFQVVRGVQYRTPVFIGMAVSLGGAILITGFDMGLSSQALLGDLLALAGGVLAAVYTLAGSVARRTMATATYTSSCYAITALALLVLCLATGMPIWGFDAQGWWAIILLTLCAQIFGHTAMNHLLNVLGPLTVCTLILLEIPGAALLAALFLGQVVSLATYGGLLVILVGLALVIRGQAQPKTRE, from the coding sequence GTGACGTTACTACTCGCCCTGGTCGGGATCATCGGCATCTCGGCTTCCGGGCCCATTATCGCCGCGTTCCCCGGCGTACCTGTTTTATCAATGGCCTTCTGGCGCAATGGAGCTGCCGCGGCCGTACTCAGCGTTCCCGCCCTGCGGAAGAACCCCCGCGTTTATCTTTCGATGACCCGGCGCGAATGGTTCTTCACGGGCATTGCCGGACTGGCCTTGGCTTTGCACTTCGTGTGCTTCATGTACTCGATGCGGCTGACCAGCGTGGCAGCTGGTACCGCCTTGGTCTGCATCCAAGGAGTATGGATCGCCGTCTTCCAGGTAGTGCGCGGTGTGCAGTACCGGACTCCGGTATTCATTGGCATGGCTGTGTCGCTCGGCGGGGCGATCCTGATTACCGGATTCGACATGGGGCTGAGCTCTCAGGCACTGCTCGGAGACCTCTTGGCGCTGGCCGGCGGCGTGCTGGCCGCGGTGTACACGCTGGCTGGTTCGGTGGCGCGGCGGACGATGGCTACGGCGACCTACACCTCGAGCTGTTATGCGATCACCGCCCTGGCGCTATTGGTTCTTTGCCTGGCCACGGGGATGCCCATTTGGGGTTTTGATGCCCAGGGCTGGTGGGCCATCATCCTGCTGACATTGTGCGCGCAGATCTTCGGGCATACAGCGATGAATCACTTGCTCAATGTGCTGGGGCCTTTGACGGTTTGCACGCTGATCCTCTTGGAGATCCCGGGCGCAGCCCTTCTGGCGGCATTGTTCTTGGGGCAGGTGGTTTCATTGGCCACCTACGGCGGCCTGCTGGTGATACTCGTTGGGCTTGCCCTCGTGATCCGAGGACAAGCCCAACCGAAAACTCGTGAGTAA
- a CDS encoding peptidylprolyl isomerase — protein MTANATHKATIHTTLGDIVVDLFGNHAPKTVKNFVGLSTGEQEWVHPESGDKKTNTPLYSGTIFHRIISDFMIQGGDPLGQGFGGPGYQFDDEIHPELNFNEPYKLAMANAGIRMGRGTNGSQFFITTVPTTWLQGKHTIFGEVVDADSRKVVDALNAVATDGRDKPLEDVVINSVDIETL, from the coding sequence ATGACCGCAAACGCAACTCATAAAGCCACGATTCACACTACTTTGGGCGATATCGTTGTCGATCTCTTCGGCAACCACGCACCTAAGACCGTAAAGAACTTCGTTGGCCTGTCGACCGGTGAGCAGGAGTGGGTACACCCAGAGTCCGGTGACAAGAAGACCAACACCCCGCTGTACAGCGGAACCATCTTCCACCGCATCATCTCTGACTTCATGATTCAGGGTGGCGACCCACTGGGCCAGGGCTTCGGTGGCCCAGGCTACCAGTTCGATGATGAGATCCACCCAGAACTGAACTTCAACGAGCCTTACAAGCTGGCCATGGCCAACGCGGGTATCCGCATGGGCCGTGGAACCAACGGTTCGCAGTTCTTCATCACCACCGTTCCAACCACCTGGCTGCAGGGCAAGCACACCATCTTCGGTGAAGTTGTCGATGCAGACTCCCGCAAGGTCGTTGACGCACTGAACGCTGTAGCAACCGATGGCCGTGACAAGCCACTGGAAGACGTCGTCATCAACTCGGTCGATATCGAGACCCTGTAG
- a CDS encoding rhomboid family intramembrane serine protease: MGVQCVECVAQANRALPQQKTEFGGRLRAGVPVITYAVIALNVLVYALQWIIPGFTNSLVLAPAIAAYEPWRLITSAFAHSMGSFLHLAMNMYGIYIFGTLLEPKLGRLRFAWLYLISAIGGSLGILLLSAPLSATLGASGALAGLFLATFVVYRSNKQALRQMGIILVLNIVLGFVVSGISWQGHLGGAVLGILAACCIVLIPKSNPQRARTQILLLAVLSVLLLGAVYLAAQAVKFTS, translated from the coding sequence GTGGGAGTGCAATGCGTTGAATGCGTCGCCCAAGCCAATAGGGCTCTCCCCCAGCAGAAAACCGAATTTGGCGGCAGGCTTCGTGCCGGTGTTCCGGTCATTACCTACGCGGTGATCGCGCTCAACGTCTTGGTCTATGCCCTGCAATGGATCATTCCGGGATTCACCAATTCCTTGGTCCTGGCTCCGGCCATCGCGGCCTATGAGCCGTGGAGGCTGATCACCAGCGCGTTTGCGCATTCCATGGGATCGTTCCTGCACCTGGCCATGAACATGTACGGCATCTATATCTTCGGCACTCTGCTGGAACCCAAGCTGGGCAGGCTGCGCTTTGCCTGGCTGTATTTGATCAGCGCGATCGGTGGCTCACTTGGCATCTTGCTCCTCAGCGCACCGTTGAGCGCCACCCTCGGAGCATCTGGTGCTTTGGCTGGCCTGTTCCTAGCCACCTTCGTTGTCTACCGCTCCAACAAGCAGGCTCTACGACAAATGGGCATCATTCTGGTGCTGAACATCGTCCTGGGCTTTGTGGTTTCCGGAATCTCGTGGCAAGGCCACTTGGGTGGTGCAGTTCTTGGGATCCTGGCCGCCTGCTGCATTGTCTTGATACCGAAAAGTAATCCACAACGTGCTCGAACGCAGATACTGCTTTTGGCTGTTCTTTCAGTGCTGCTTCTAGGGGCCGTCTATCTTGCCGCGCAGGCCGTGAAGTTCACTAGCTGA